In Gammaproteobacteria bacterium, the sequence TGAAAAACGACATGTTTTCCTCGAGCACCAGCGGATTGCCCGCGAATATCAACGGCTGCTCCATCCAGGTCGGCGGACAGGTAGCCCCCATCGTGTATCCGCAGACTGTCAGCACCGCATCGTGTTCGCCGTTGTCTTCGAGCGTTTCCCGGTAAGTATCGTAGATCTCGCCGACCGTGGTTCCCGGGCGCAGGATCGATTGCACCGCCTCCAGCGCAATGACACTGGTTTCGTGCATTTTCAAATGACGTTCGCTTATGTCGGGTCCAGTCAACACCACGCACATGCTCGCCGCGTGATAGTGCCGGTAGGCGACCCCAAGTTCGAGGGTCACCTGGTCGTTGTTCAGGACGTGTTTCCGCCCGGAGGTGTAACGCAGGTTAAGCGCCGATTTACCGCTGCCAAGCGGCGGGATATGCGCCGGCAAATCGGCGCCCATACGAAACAGCGTGTCGTAAAAGGTGGCGTAGATATCGCCCTCGTATGCGCCGGGAAATGTCGCCTCGATGGTTTGCTTCATCACTTTATCCATGATCTCTCCCGCCCTGCGCA encodes:
- a CDS encoding Xaa-Pro peptidase family protein, which translates into the protein MNDVNIHFTRTEFADRQQRARERMAELELDGILLFKFEDMYWLTGFDSDGFTIFGCMFLGIDGQLTHLARPADLGNAAYSSICEDIRIAVDSQDAPRSGQIREMLDSLGMQGKRIGIQVDTMGLTPRLFLEIQAELDSWCELIVAPDFIRELRLVKSPQELDYLRRAGEIMDKVMKQTIEATFPGAYEGDIYATFYDTLFRMGADLPAHIPPLGSGKSALNLRYTSGRKHVLNNDQVTLELGVAYRHYHAASMCVVLTGPDISERHLKMHETSVIALEAVQSILRPGTTVGEIYDTYRETLEDNGEHDAVLTVCGYTMGATCPPTWMEQPLIFAGNPLVLEENMSFF